A window of the Thermus thermamylovorans genome harbors these coding sequences:
- a CDS encoding ABC transporter permease subunit, with amino-acid sequence MTGPLRVWSLPWALLYLRHEVLALPGRTLALLFVLFLLLFPLFSQDPYWLRVLTLTAIFALYAASWDLLSGYTGQVSLGHAFFFGLSGYTSAILGRETGLSPALTIPLGALLATLAGVLVGLPSLRVRGPYLSLVTLAFPIIATGLIFLFPRFTGGELGLSGLPRLGQSRLEEYYLVVVIFLISLLILWKLAGSRIGLLFHAVREDEAAVRMVGVNTVRLKLLAFAVSALFAGIAGGLYAHYLRVAGPDSLSLFNSIQPVIWSVFGGIATIYGPVAGTFLLFPILEILRVTEELRMLAFALLILLVMRFLPQGVVRGVLDRLEEVCPRCKVRNAFTRRHCRACGVELHLPAAKEVKP; translated from the coding sequence ATGACGGGTCCCCTGCGGGTCTGGTCCCTTCCCTGGGCTCTCCTATACCTGCGGCACGAGGTTCTGGCCCTTCCGGGCCGCACCTTGGCCCTGCTCTTCGTCCTCTTCCTCCTTCTCTTTCCCCTCTTCAGCCAGGACCCTTACTGGCTCAGGGTCCTCACCCTCACCGCCATCTTTGCCCTCTACGCGGCCAGCTGGGACCTCCTCTCCGGCTACACGGGCCAGGTGAGCCTAGGACACGCCTTCTTCTTCGGCCTTTCCGGCTATACCTCCGCCATCCTGGGCCGGGAAACGGGGCTCTCCCCTGCCCTCACCATCCCCTTGGGGGCCCTCCTGGCCACCCTGGCGGGGGTGCTGGTAGGCCTCCCCTCCTTAAGGGTGCGGGGGCCCTACCTCTCCCTGGTCACCTTGGCCTTTCCCATCATCGCCACCGGCCTCATCTTCCTCTTCCCCCGGTTCACCGGGGGGGAGCTCGGGCTTTCCGGCCTGCCCCGGCTCGGGCAGAGCCGTCTGGAGGAGTATTACCTGGTGGTGGTGATCTTCCTCATTTCCCTTCTCATCCTGTGGAAGCTTGCGGGCTCGCGAATAGGCCTCCTCTTCCACGCCGTCCGCGAGGACGAGGCCGCGGTGCGCATGGTGGGGGTGAACACCGTGCGCCTTAAGCTCCTGGCCTTCGCAGTAAGCGCCCTTTTCGCCGGGATTGCCGGTGGGCTCTACGCCCACTATCTGCGGGTGGCGGGGCCGGACAGCCTTTCCCTCTTCAACTCCATCCAGCCCGTCATCTGGTCGGTCTTCGGGGGCATCGCCACCATCTACGGTCCCGTGGCCGGCACTTTTCTCCTCTTCCCCATCCTGGAGATCCTGCGGGTCACAGAAGAGCTCCGGATGCTGGCCTTCGCCCTCCTTATCCTTCTCGTCATGCGCTTCCTGCCCCAAGGGGTGGTCCGGGGCGTCCTGGACCGTTTGGAAGAGGTGTGCCCCCGGTGCAAGGTGAGGAACGCCTTCACCCGCAGGCACTGCCGGGCCTGCGGGGTGGAGCTGCACCTTCCTGCGGCAAAGGAGGTGAAACCGTGA
- a CDS encoding branched-chain amino acid ABC transporter permease, whose protein sequence is MLAAILVNGLVLSGIYGMLALGFALTYGVARILNLAHTAFYMAAAYALFFFLGLMGFAPAALLSALLVLGLALLAYWFFLEPLKEYEATVLIVTIALALLLQEVALLLFGGHFRSVPALLPGFVEILGVRVAQQALLALLFAGGVLLLAWAFLKGTRLGLSIRAAAQDQEAAELLGISLSRAGYWAVGLGALLAALAGLAVAPMATLEPHMWMPPLLVVLAAVVLGGLGSLPGALLGALVLAFAEVTVVNLVPGGAFLRTAVALLILVLVLVLRPEGLFGASFAEER, encoded by the coding sequence ATGCTCGCCGCCATCCTGGTTAACGGCCTGGTCCTGAGCGGCATCTACGGGATGCTGGCCCTCGGCTTCGCCCTCACCTACGGGGTGGCCCGCATCCTGAACCTGGCCCACACCGCTTTCTACATGGCCGCCGCCTACGCCCTTTTCTTCTTCCTGGGACTCATGGGTTTCGCCCCGGCGGCTCTTCTCTCTGCCCTTTTGGTCCTGGGGCTGGCCCTCCTGGCCTACTGGTTCTTTCTGGAACCCCTCAAGGAGTACGAGGCCACGGTCCTCATCGTCACCATCGCCCTGGCCCTCCTCCTCCAGGAAGTGGCCCTCCTCCTCTTCGGCGGGCACTTCCGCTCTGTCCCTGCCCTGCTTCCAGGGTTCGTGGAGATCCTGGGGGTGCGGGTGGCCCAGCAAGCCCTCCTGGCCCTCCTCTTCGCCGGAGGGGTTCTGCTTTTGGCCTGGGCCTTCCTGAAGGGAACCCGGCTCGGCCTCAGCATCCGGGCCGCCGCCCAGGACCAGGAGGCAGCGGAGCTTCTGGGGATCAGCCTTTCCCGGGCCGGGTACTGGGCCGTGGGGCTCGGGGCCCTGCTGGCCGCCCTGGCGGGCCTGGCCGTAGCCCCCATGGCCACCCTGGAGCCCCACATGTGGATGCCGCCCCTCCTGGTGGTTCTGGCGGCGGTGGTCCTCGGAGGGCTCGGTAGCCTCCCGGGAGCCCTCCTGGGAGCCTTGGTCCTGGCCTTCGCCGAGGTAACGGTGGTGAACCTGGTGCCCGGGGGCGCCTTCCTGCGCACCGCCGTGGCCCTCCTCATCCTGGTTTTGGTCCTGGTCCTACGCCCTGAAGGCCTTTTCGGCGCGTCCTTCGCGGAGGAGCGATGA
- a CDS encoding ABC transporter substrate-binding protein, giving the protein MGRIGTAVLWAVALLLGSGVSAQTLRIGVVGPMAFVQGEHTWYGATLAAEEINRAGGVQIGNQRYRIELIRVDTNEMTSVTDAATAVERAITAQRVDFLMGGFRSEAVLAMTEVAADYRKIFIITGAGLDGLLAGRVDRNYERFKYLFRVSPNKSSDLARTSLLLAAEVVQAVRQQLGIPRPRVAILAERAAWADPLVETAGRLFAAPPPQGYGAEVVGTWRPSATATDVTPELTAIQRAGAQVIFTVLSGPVGVPFGRDWGRLRIPAAPVGINVEAQQETWLRATDNLGTYVATLNSLAPGVAITPRTIPFISNFQARFRQFPIYTASGAYGALYILAEALTRAGTTNVDAVVRALEATDYTGATGRIVFDRTHDVTWGPGYTTGLGVQWVGGRMQAFWPRNWQVEGRVVSYAGVRPYELPPWVVEAWRR; this is encoded by the coding sequence ATGGGAAGGATAGGGACGGCGGTCCTTTGGGCGGTGGCGCTCCTCTTGGGGAGCGGGGTCTCGGCCCAGACCCTGCGCATCGGGGTGGTGGGACCCATGGCCTTCGTGCAAGGGGAGCACACCTGGTACGGGGCCACCTTGGCGGCGGAGGAGATCAACCGGGCGGGAGGCGTCCAGATCGGTAACCAGCGCTACCGCATCGAGCTCATCCGGGTGGATACCAACGAGATGACCAGCGTCACCGACGCCGCCACCGCAGTGGAACGGGCCATCACCGCCCAAAGGGTGGATTTCCTGATGGGCGGCTTCCGCAGCGAGGCGGTCCTGGCCATGACCGAGGTGGCCGCAGACTACCGCAAGATCTTCATCATCACGGGGGCCGGGTTGGACGGGCTTCTGGCAGGGCGGGTGGACCGGAACTACGAGCGCTTCAAGTACCTCTTCCGCGTGAGCCCCAATAAGTCCAGCGACCTGGCCCGGACCTCCCTTCTCCTGGCAGCCGAGGTGGTTCAGGCCGTAAGGCAGCAGCTCGGCATCCCTCGGCCCCGGGTGGCTATCCTGGCAGAACGGGCCGCTTGGGCCGACCCCCTGGTGGAAACCGCGGGCCGCCTCTTCGCCGCCCCCCCGCCCCAAGGATACGGGGCCGAGGTGGTGGGCACCTGGCGGCCTTCGGCCACAGCCACCGACGTGACCCCAGAACTCACGGCCATCCAGCGGGCCGGGGCCCAGGTGATCTTCACCGTGCTCTCCGGCCCCGTGGGGGTGCCCTTCGGGCGGGACTGGGGCCGCCTGAGGATCCCCGCCGCCCCCGTGGGCATCAATGTGGAGGCCCAGCAGGAAACTTGGCTCAGGGCCACGGACAACCTCGGGACCTACGTGGCCACCCTGAACTCCCTGGCCCCGGGCGTAGCCATTACCCCGAGGACCATCCCCTTCATCAGCAACTTCCAGGCCCGCTTCCGCCAGTTTCCCATCTACACGGCCAGTGGAGCCTACGGGGCGCTTTACATCCTGGCCGAGGCCCTGACCCGCGCGGGCACCACCAACGTGGACGCGGTGGTGCGGGCCCTCGAGGCCACTGACTACACCGGGGCCACAGGGCGCATCGTCTTCGATCGGACCCACGACGTCACCTGGGGCCCCGGGTACACCACGGGCCTAGGGGTGCAGTGGGTGGGCGGCCGGATGCAGGCCTTCTGGCCCCGCAACTGGCAGGTGGAAGGCCGGGTGGTGAGCTACGCCGGGGTGCGCCCCTATGAGCTCCCCCCTTGGGTGGTGGAGGCCTGGAGAAGGTAG
- a CDS encoding lyase family protein produces MPRWHAVYRRWVLARHYRFAREELVPHFFDALTAYALELARLGVPRAQEAVAALRQLRAHPLPSFTGEAEDVFFSIQAQLAEHWGEEVAGAVRRGLSRNDLDLTVFRAYLRDRVLALLGDLWRFRRVLLREAQAHAGVPLVLSTHHRPAQPTTLDHYLLGVEALFARDHGRLLRALATLNRSPLGASALAGSPYPVDRRRLAALLGFEGPVENTLDAVAAGDYALELAAALAGLGASLSRFQTDLLSWAERGAFVVGESLAQGSSFMPQKRNPVVLEHARVYAGRLLGDTASLLFLNHNTPYTDLNDHSTGALESLAGLLEAAEAALELTRVALEESRFEPALLLEELSPEVLASEAVDLLVRQGVPLAEAYRRVQGALPGVRPELLGVEREELIAWMGLEGFFARREVLGGVGPKARGEALARARKRLKEDRKALAALRARVRLARRLLAKGPEGFQAEEGGKATDQEG; encoded by the coding sequence ATGCCCCGCTGGCACGCCGTCTACCGCCGCTGGGTCCTGGCGCGGCACTACCGCTTTGCCCGGGAAGAGCTAGTCCCTCATTTTTTCGATGCCCTCACCGCCTATGCCCTGGAGCTCGCCCGCCTGGGCGTTCCCCGGGCCCAGGAGGCGGTGGCGGCCTTAAGACAGCTCCGGGCCCACCCCCTTCCAAGCTTCACGGGGGAGGCGGAGGACGTGTTCTTCTCCATCCAGGCCCAGCTCGCCGAGCACTGGGGGGAGGAGGTGGCGGGGGCGGTCAGGCGGGGGCTTTCCCGGAACGACCTGGACCTCACCGTGTTCCGCGCCTACCTCCGGGACAGGGTTTTGGCTCTCCTGGGGGATCTTTGGCGTTTCCGTCGGGTTCTCCTGCGGGAGGCCCAGGCCCACGCGGGGGTTCCCCTGGTCCTCAGCACCCACCACCGCCCCGCCCAGCCCACCACCCTGGACCACTACCTCCTGGGGGTGGAGGCCCTCTTCGCCCGCGACCACGGCCGCCTGCTCCGCGCCTTGGCCACCTTGAACCGCTCTCCCCTGGGGGCCAGCGCCCTGGCGGGAAGCCCTTACCCCGTGGACCGCAGGCGGCTTGCCGCCCTTCTGGGCTTCGAGGGGCCGGTGGAGAACACCCTGGATGCGGTGGCCGCAGGGGACTACGCCCTGGAGCTGGCCGCGGCCCTGGCCGGCTTGGGGGCGAGCCTTTCCCGCTTCCAGACTGACCTCCTCTCCTGGGCGGAGCGGGGAGCCTTCGTGGTGGGGGAAAGCCTGGCCCAAGGCTCCAGCTTCATGCCGCAAAAGCGTAACCCCGTGGTGCTGGAGCACGCCCGGGTCTACGCCGGGCGGCTCCTGGGGGATACGGCCTCCCTCCTCTTCCTCAACCACAACACCCCCTACACCGACCTGAACGACCACTCCACCGGGGCCTTGGAATCCCTGGCCGGCCTTCTGGAAGCGGCGGAGGCCGCCCTCGAGCTCACCCGGGTGGCCCTGGAGGAAAGCCGCTTCGAGCCCGCCCTCCTGCTGGAAGAGCTCTCCCCGGAGGTCCTGGCCTCGGAGGCGGTGGACCTCCTGGTGCGCCAGGGAGTGCCCCTCGCCGAGGCCTACCGCCGGGTGCAGGGGGCCCTGCCCGGGGTCAGGCCGGAACTCCTCGGGGTGGAGCGGGAGGAGCTCATCGCCTGGATGGGCCTCGAGGGCTTCTTCGCCCGCCGGGAGGTCCTGGGGGGTGTGGGGCCCAAGGCCCGGGGGGAGGCCTTGGCCCGGGCCAGGAAGCGGCTCAAGGAAGACCGCAAGGCCTTAGCGGCCCTGCGGGCTCGGGTGCGCCTGGCCAGGCGCCTGCTGGCCAAGGGGCCTGAGGGTTTCCAGGCGGAGGAAGGCGGGAAGGCTACGGATCAGGAGGGGTAG
- a CDS encoding NAD-dependent epimerase/dehydratase family protein: protein MRVLVTGGAGFIGSHIVHSLVEEGVEVAVLDNLATGKRENVPQGIYFYKVDLRDRDGVERVFREFRPTHVSHQAAQASVKVSVENPVLDFEVNLLGGLNLLEAMRRWGAEKLVFASTGGAIYGEVAEGEVAEEAWPPRPKSPYAAGKAAFEHYLSAYGQNYGLKWVSLRYANVYGPRQDPHGEAGVVAIFADRVLQGEPVTLYARRTPGDEGCVRDYIYVADVVRAHNLALKGLEGTYNVATGEGHTTQEVLEAVAEAAGKSPTVQPAPPRPGDLERSVLSPAKLLAHGWRPQVGFREGIRLTVEYFRTH, encoded by the coding sequence ATGCGCGTACTGGTGACGGGTGGAGCGGGTTTCATCGGTAGCCACATCGTCCACAGCCTGGTGGAAGAAGGCGTGGAAGTGGCCGTGCTGGACAACCTCGCCACGGGCAAGCGGGAAAACGTACCCCAAGGCATCTACTTCTACAAAGTGGACCTCAGGGACCGGGACGGGGTGGAACGGGTCTTCCGCGAGTTCCGCCCCACCCACGTTTCCCACCAGGCGGCCCAGGCCTCGGTGAAGGTGAGCGTGGAAAACCCCGTCCTGGACTTTGAGGTGAACCTTTTAGGCGGCTTGAACCTCCTGGAGGCCATGCGCAGGTGGGGGGCGGAGAAGCTGGTCTTCGCCTCCACCGGGGGGGCCATCTACGGGGAGGTGGCCGAGGGCGAAGTGGCGGAGGAGGCCTGGCCCCCCAGGCCCAAAAGCCCTTACGCCGCGGGCAAGGCCGCCTTTGAGCACTACCTCTCCGCCTATGGACAAAACTACGGCCTCAAATGGGTCTCCCTGCGCTACGCCAACGTCTACGGCCCCCGCCAGGACCCCCACGGGGAGGCCGGGGTAGTGGCCATCTTCGCGGACAGGGTACTCCAAGGGGAACCGGTAACCCTCTACGCCAGGAGAACCCCCGGGGACGAGGGGTGCGTGCGGGACTACATCTACGTGGCCGACGTGGTGCGGGCCCACAACCTGGCCCTCAAGGGCCTGGAAGGGACCTACAACGTGGCGACGGGGGAGGGGCACACCACCCAGGAAGTCCTCGAGGCGGTGGCCGAGGCCGCGGGGAAAAGCCCCACCGTGCAACCCGCCCCCCCGCGCCCTGGGGATCTGGAGCGGAGCGTCCTCTCCCCCGCCAAGCTCCTGGCCCACGGCTGGCGGCCCCAGGTGGGCTTCCGGGAGGGCATCCGGCTCACCGTGGAATACTTCCGTACCCATTGA